A window from Deltaproteobacteria bacterium HGW-Deltaproteobacteria-18 encodes these proteins:
- a CDS encoding threonylcarbamoyl-AMP synthase, producing MYQSRRTPVNALRRVGRMSWEHEAEVAELVRGGLIIYPTETFYALGCLATIHPAVERIFSVKGRPLDKPLPLIVSDWEMSERFLRLTGIEEELARKFWPGPLSIVTDVDPQVSPLARDRTGRSAVRMSPHVIAARLSREAGAPLVSSSANRSGLPPVCRPDELDSELVLESGALVIASNPWPGGGLPSTLVDIVGANSVRILRAGAISAEEITAAGFEVLS from the coding sequence ATGTACCAGTCTCGCCGGACCCCGGTCAATGCGCTGCGGAGGGTGGGACGCATGAGTTGGGAACATGAAGCTGAAGTGGCTGAACTTGTACGCGGCGGACTGATCATCTACCCGACGGAGACGTTTTACGCACTGGGTTGCCTGGCCACCATACATCCGGCCGTGGAGAGGATTTTTTCGGTCAAGGGACGGCCTTTGGACAAGCCGCTGCCGCTCATTGTCTCCGACTGGGAGATGTCGGAGCGTTTTTTGCGTCTGACAGGCATCGAGGAAGAGCTGGCCCGGAAATTTTGGCCGGGGCCGCTTTCCATCGTGACCGATGTCGACCCGCAAGTGAGTCCGCTGGCACGGGATCGCACCGGCCGCTCGGCCGTGCGCATGTCTCCGCACGTCATCGCCGCACGGCTCTCCCGGGAGGCAGGTGCGCCGCTGGTGTCTTCCAGCGCCAATCGCAGCGGGCTGCCGCCCGTGTGCAGGCCCGACGAACTCGACTCCGAACTTGTCCTGGAATCGGGGGCGCTGGTCATTGCGTCGAATCCGTGGCCAGGCGGGGGCTTGCCCTCCACCCTTGTGGACATAGTGGGAGCAAACTCCGTGCGCATCCTGCGTGCGGGAGCGATATCGGCCGAAGAGATAACCGCCGCAGGTTTCGAGGTGCTCTCCTAG
- a CDS encoding damage-inducible protein CinA encodes MELDVEVMVGRLGESLLLQGAHMATAESCTGGLLASTLTDVAGSSRWFEGGVVAYDNCVKMRLLGVPEEILIRHGAVSQACVESMVKGVCELMKVPVALAISGIAGPGGGTPEKPVGLVWMAWRINQRIWSREFRFQGSRREIKQASVREAVLGLL; translated from the coding sequence ATGGAGCTTGATGTGGAAGTCATGGTTGGCCGACTGGGAGAATCCCTGCTTCTTCAGGGCGCCCATATGGCCACGGCCGAGTCCTGCACCGGAGGCCTGCTCGCAAGCACCCTGACGGATGTGGCGGGAAGCTCGCGGTGGTTCGAGGGCGGGGTCGTGGCCTACGACAACTGCGTCAAGATGCGTCTGCTTGGCGTGCCGGAAGAGATATTGATCCGCCATGGCGCAGTCAGTCAGGCCTGTGTTGAGAGCATGGTCAAGGGCGTTTGCGAACTGATGAAGGTTCCCGTGGCCCTGGCTATCTCGGGCATCGCGGGGCCGGGCGGGGGGACGCCGGAGAAACCGGTGGGATTGGTCTGGATGGCGTGGCGGATCAATCAGCGGATCTGGAGCCGTGAATTCAGGTTTCAGGGTTCGCGCCGGGAGATCAAACAGGCCAGCGTGCGCGAGGCTGTTCTAGGGCTGCTCTGA
- a CDS encoding DUF1653 domain-containing protein — protein MSVLEEKKEIPLPPGRYRHFKGGEYEVLGVARHSEGLEDMVVYRPLYNETGLWVRPLSMFTEHVERNGKTQPRFTFLDVA, from the coding sequence ATGTCCGTTTTAGAAGAAAAAAAGGAAATACCGCTGCCGCCCGGTCGTTACCGGCATTTCAAGGGCGGGGAATACGAGGTGCTTGGCGTGGCCCGGCACAGCGAAGGCCTTGAAGACATGGTGGTGTACCGCCCTCTTTACAACGAAACGGGCCTGTGGGTCCGTCCGCTGTCGATGTTTACGGAGCACGTCGAGCGGAACGGGAAAACACAGCCGCGCTTCACCTTCTTGGACGTAGCCTGA